The stretch of DNA CCGCGCTACGCCCGACCGCCCCATCCACCTGTCGATCCTGGTCCCGATCTTCGACGAACGGGACGGCAGCCGGCCTTTGGGCGTTCTCGTCCTTCGCATTGATCCTGCGACCCACCTCTATCCCGACATCAGCCGCTGGCCCACGCCCAGCCGGACGGCCGAGACTCTGCTCGTCCGCCGGGATGGAAACGATGCGCTCTTCCTGAACGACCTCAGGTTCCGGAAGAACGCCGCCCTCAACCTGCGTGTCTCGTTGGAGGAGGGGAAAGACCTCCCCGTCGTCAAGGCGGCGATGGGAGAGGAAGGAATCGTGGAAGGGACGGACTACCGGGGCGAGCCGGTGATTGCCGCCGTCCGCGCCGTCCCCGACTCGCCCTGGTTCCTGGTCGGCCGCATGGATGCCGCCGAAGTGTACGCGCCAGTGAGAGAACAACTGTGGGTGACGGCTGTTGCCGTCGGCGTCCTGGTCCTCGGCACGGGTGCAGGCATCGGGCTGGTCTGGCGGCAGCAGAGCGTGCGCTTCTACCGCGAGAGATCTCGGGTGGCCGACGCCCTGCGCGAGAGCGAGGAAGACCTGTCGATTACCCTGCACTCCATCGGGGACGCGGTGATTGCCACGGACACCGCCGGCCGAGTGGTTCGGATGAACCCGGCGGCGGAACGGTTGACGGGCTGGCCGCTGGCGGAAACCGTCGGCAAACCGCTGGCCGAGATTTTCCGCATCATCAACGTCCTAACCCGCGAACCGGCCTCCGATCCCCTGGCCAAGGCTTTGGCAACCGGCGAAGTTGTCGTACTGACGAACGACACGGCCCTGATCGCCCGCGACGGCGCGGAACGCCAGATCGCCGACAGTGCCGCGCCCATCCGCGACGCCCAAGGCCGCATCCGAGGCGCGGTGCTGGTATTCCACGACGTGACCGCCCAATACGCGGTCAAGAAGGCCCTGCGGGAGAGCGAGGAACGGTATCGCTCGCTCTACGCCACCTCCCAAGACGCCATCATAATAGCGTCGCCGGATAAGTGTTTTCTTGCCGGGAATCCAGCGGCTATCGGACTATTCGGCTGCCGGGACGAGGAGGACTTCACACGCCGAACACTGGCGGACCTATCCCCGGAACGTCAGCCGGATGGGGTTCCGTCATCGGACAAGGCTCAGGAGATGATGGGGTTGGCTCTGGAGAAGGGTTCGCATTTCTTCGAATGGACACACAAACGAGTGGACGGCACGGAGTTCCCGGCCACGGTATTGCTCTCAAAGTTCGAGGCGGGCGGCACACGGATCTTGCAGGCGACCGTGCGCGACATCACCGTGAGCAAGCGGGCCGAGGAGGCTCTCCAGCAGGCCAACACGCGCCTCGAGGAACTCGCCACGACGGACGACCTGACGGGCCTGGCCAACCGCCGAGGGTTCATGGCAGCCATCGGCCTGGAAA from Planctomycetota bacterium encodes:
- a CDS encoding diguanylate cyclase, translating into RATPDRPIHLSILVPIFDERDGSRPLGVLVLRIDPATHLYPDISRWPTPSRTAETLLVRRDGNDALFLNDLRFRKNAALNLRVSLEEGKDLPVVKAAMGEEGIVEGTDYRGEPVIAAVRAVPDSPWFLVGRMDAAEVYAPVREQLWVTAVAVGVLVLGTGAGIGLVWRQQSVRFYRERSRVADALRESEEDLSITLHSIGDAVIATDTAGRVVRMNPAAERLTGWPLAETVGKPLAEIFRIINVLTREPASDPLAKALATGEVVVLTNDTALIARDGAERQIADSAAPIRDAQGRIRGAVLVFHDVTAQYAVKKALRESEERYRSLYATSQDAIIIASPDKCFLAGNPAAIGLFGCRDEEDFTRRTLADLSPERQPDGVPSSDKAQEMMGLALEKGSHFFEWTHKRVDGTEFPATVLLSKFEAGGTRILQATVRDITVSKRAEEALQQANTRLEELATTDDLTGLANRRGFMAAIGLETERARRYGSDLALAMIDVDGFKAINDVCGHVFGDRVLVEVARAIEEGARAADLVARYGGDEIIVLMPNTDAREAVSAVERIRRSIAGRVISDGQRSLQVAISAGVSALDSKDRTAGPDLLIRQADEALYAAKHAGGNVAKTWNEITEDRAGEIPDEAAGVEDLQRKVAGLSLQAKEMVVQSLWGLVHALEARDSYTKAHSANVTRYAVAIAETLELDPEETGVIRRAAMVHDIGKIAVPDSILRKRGALDDHERRIMQGHVLAGVKIIDQMRFLDREVPLVRHHHEWWKGEGYPDGIAGEAIPLGARILAVADAFDAITSNRVYRNARSVSDALRILVEESGRQFAPGVVDAMVKWVLATGRELGKESDLVVADLLETPAVSVPV